One Baekduia alba genomic window, CATGCCGCGTTGCCTATGGGGATCCTCCAGTGCGGGGTCGTGGTCGGAGAGCATCGCCGACTTCGAGGTCGCCGACTGGTTCGGTCAACGCGGCGCGAAGAGCCGGATGGCCGCGCTGGTCGACGACCGGATCCAGAGCGCCGAGCGGTAGGTTGCAGGGCTCCGAATCGGCGCCGATCGACCCAATCAATGGGTATTCGCCGTTTTCAGGCACCAGTGCCTGAAACGGAGCGGCCGCTACGCCGATTTACGGCCCAACCCTGAACGACGAAACCCCCGCAGATGCAGGGGCTTCGTGGAGATGGAGCTAGGGGACTCGAACCCCGACCTCCTGGGTGCGATGTACGAAGCCTGCGCGTCCGGACACCATCATTTGCAGGACTTTCAGAGGCGCTCGTCGGTACTCGAGGAGCGGCGGATTGCCGCAGATTTGCGACGCTTCTCGGGGTTCCAGGCACTCGCGGCATTCCAGTGCCTGGACGCCTGTGCCGCGGTCGTGCCGTTCTGCGGCGGCCAACGGGTCGCGCTCAGGCTGCGCGCGACTGCGCGGTCGCCGCCGCAAGCACGTAGTCGCAGATGCGCTCGGTCGCCTGGCGCAGGCGGCGGAAGTAGGTCGCGCGCGAGACGTGCAAGGTAAAGGCGACGTCTTCGTGGGCGGCGGTGCGGTTGGCGTAGGCCGCGAAGGCGACCTCGCGCAGGAGCGTCTCGTCCGGGCCGGCGCCGAAGGACTCGGTCATCGCGCGGAGCAGCAGCGCCCGGACCGCGTCGCCGCCGCGCCCGGCGATCACCGTCAGCGGGCTGGCCGCCAGCTCGGTCGGCCGGTCCAAGTCGCGCAGCGCCTGGCGTATGTCGTCCTCGCCGATCGCCGGCGCGACGAGCGACACAATCTGATTGGGTCGGTCGTCGGGACGCGGCAGGCCGAGCTCGGTGTAGATCGTCGCGCGCAGGCCGCCGAGGACGCCGCCGGGGCCGTGGTCGATCACGTAGCACTCGTGGACGTGCTCGCCGACCTGCACGTCGAGGCCGTCGATCCGGCGCCCGCCCGCCTGCTCCATGAACGCGACCGACGCCGTGTTGACCGGGCTGATCGGGATGTAGAAGCAGCGCGGGTTCGGCAGCCCCGAGCGCAGGATCGTGCCCGTGTTGATGACCGCGAGCACGCGCGACGCGAGGTCGCCCTGCTCGTCGGCGGTGAGGTCCAGCGCGTCGCGCCAGATCAAGGCATTGCCCTTGGGGACGTGCTGGGCCGCGTGCTTGATCCAGCGCCCGACGTAAGGGTCGGCGAGCAGCGCGGGCGACGCGCCCGCGGGCGTCCCCGCGATCGCCAGCCCGCAGAGGGCATCGTGATGGTCGCGCGCGACGACGAAGTGCTCGGGTGCCGCGGCGGCCAGCGCGCGGGTGGCCGCCCACCACTCCCCGCTCGCCCGTGCCAGCATGTGCTCGGGCGGCGCCTCGAGCTCCCCGGGTCGCAGCTCGTCGGGACGCAGCACGCGCGCCGCGTCGGCTCCGAAGCCCCAGCGCAGCGCCGGGTCCTCGATCAGCTCGGCGAGGTCGATGACCAGCCGCGGGTCGTCGGCGACGGCATGGTGGTGGAGATGGTCGGCGATCCGGCGGCGCAGCTCGCGCTCGCGCTCCGGGCGCTGGGCGCGCAGCTGTGCCCGGAGCGCCTTGCGGACCAGGTCGTGCATGGCGACGCCGTCGCCGACCGGCTCGGCGATCGACTGCGCCCGCAGCCACGCCTGGGCCTCGTTGGGCGGGATGCCCGGCAGGACCTCGGCCAGCAGTGAGGCGGTCGTCACGCGCGCGATGGCGGCGACCGCGGTGACGTCGTCGTGGCGGTCGGGCGAGTCCGGCCGGGCCAGGACGAGGCGGCTGACGAGCAGGTCGACGAGCTGCGGGTCGGACCCGAGGTGGTCGTCGGGCCAGCGGCCCTCGCGTTGGGCGATCGCGGAGGCGAGGCTGAGCGCCAGCGGCGAGCCGCTCGACCACTGCACGAGCGCGGAGGCGGTCGCGGCGTCGTCGATCCCGTGGGCCGCGACGAACTGCAGGCCCTCGGCGACGGTGAGCGGCGCGAGCGCCAGCGCGCGCGTCAGGTGCTCCCAGCCGTCCTGGAACCACTCCGGCGCCGGGCGCTCACGTCCGGCGAGCACGACGATCGCCCGTGCCGGCAGCGCCGGCAGCAGCCGCTCACGCAGCGCCCCGTCCAGCGCCGAGATCTGCTCGTAGGTGTCGAGCAGCAGCACCGGGCGCTCCTCGGCCTGGGCAGCGACGAGGATCGCTTCCAGCGCGCCGGGCGCCGGCGGGAGCTCGCGCCCGTCGATGCGCCAGGGGGACCAGCCCGCGGCGACGCCGAGGCGCCCGACCTGGCGCAGCAGCGCGCTCTTGCCGATGCCGCCGGGGCCGTGGACGTGCACGACGCTGACCGGCGGATCGTCGACGAACAGGCCCTCGAACACCGCCAGCTCGGCCGTGCGACCCACGAACCGCTCCACCTCACGTGCGCGGAGCCGATCCGCAAGCGTCCCCGCCATTGGGCCGCAGAGTAGCTTCCCGCCGCCTTCACGGGCGGCGAGTGGTCCGCGCGCTGCTGCTGGTCGAGAAGCTTCAGCGGTGCCTGACCACCTTCTTCCCGGCCTTGTGCTTCTTGACCGGCTTGGCCTTCGGCAGCGTCCGGGTGAAGTGCCCTGCCTTGCCCAGGACGCCGGTCTTCGAGGTGCCGGTCAGCGTGATCCTGAGCTTCGCGCCCGCCGGCGGCGCCTTCAGACGCAGCGTCGGGCGCTTGACCGTCCGGGCGATGTTAAGGCCGTTGGAGCTCTTGAGCTCGAACAGCGTGGTCTTGGCCCGCGCGTCGCGCGGCCAGCTCAGCGTGATGAACGCGCCCTTGCGCTTGAGCGTCAGGCGCTTGGGCGCGGCGGGCCGCGGCGCGTTGGGCGCCTTGTAGGTGCCGAGCTTGAGCCGGTCGGCGACGTAGCCGTCGACGTTGGTGACCACCGCCTGGACGTCGCGGGTGCCCGCGGCGCCCTGGCCCGGATGGAAGGCCAGCGTGCCGCTGCCGTCGGCGGTCACGCGACCGATGATGCTGCCCGCGGCCGTGCCGACCTCGGCGAAGTCGATGTGCTGGCCCTTGCCCAGGCCGGTCACGTTGTAGGTCAACGTGCGGTTCTGGCCGGTACCGCTGACCTTGCCGGTGATCTTGGCGGGCACGGTGCCGTTGGCCTGGATCGCTTCGACGAGGCGGACTGAGTCCGGGGCGACCTCGACCGTCCAGCGCCCGGCCGACGGCTTGGCGACGACGACCTCCGTGATGCCCGTCGTCGGGTTCTTGAGCGCGGCGACGCCCGGCGTCTGGACCGGGGCGTTGCCGACCCCGGTGTCGATCGTCTCGCCCTTGGGGCCGTGGAGGACGACGTGCGGCGCGCCGCCGGCGCCCTTGAAGCCCATCGCGGTGCCGGGCAGGCCGGCCGGGATGTCGATGGAATCGGCACCCCGCCCACCCGCGCTCTGGGCCGCGTGGGCCTTCGCCACGCTGCGACCCGTGTAGCGGACGAGCGTCGCCTCGTTGCCGCGGCCACTGGTCGGGATCGTCTCGACGCCGGCCGTGCGCGCGGCCTTGGCGCTCATGCCGTGGATCGGCGGCCCGATGACCAGGTCACCGGAGAGCGCGTTCTTGATGACCACCTTGTAGTCGTCGACGTCGCAGCCGAACAAGTACAACTTGGGCCCGTGGCCCCACTTCGCGCCGCCGCCCGGGTGCCAGTCCCCGAACACGGTGTCGAACGTGAGGCAGCCGACGATGCCCTTGTTGGAGGCCAACAGCTCCGCGCCGGCCGTGAAGTCGAGCGGGATGATCGAGATCTTTGCCCAGGCCTGGGCGTTGAACTGCTGCTTGAAGTACTCGAAGTCCAGCCCGAGGCTCCAGCCGATCCACGGGTCGTCGTTCGGGTAGCCGCCGTTGACCGCGGCGCCGACGTGGACGTAGCCCTCCGTCGTGATCTCGGCGTCGATCGTCGCCTTGATGAGCTCGACCAGCGTGCCTTCGCCGTGGAAGAACAGGACGTTGGGCAACGGGTTCGGGTACCGGGCGAAGCCGAAGCCGAAGCGCGCCTCGACGAGCTTGGCGACACTGAGGCCGATCGACCCGCAGAGCGCGAACGTCGGCGTCTTGTAGTTCATGAAGAGCTGGTGGAACAGGACCTGGTTGGGCCCGTCGTGGGCCAACACGTAGTCCTTGTAGCCGGGCAGGAGCTTGTCCAGGGCGTCCCAGCCGGCGTAGGGCGTGATGTCCTCGAGGCCGACGTGCTTGACGCAGTTCTCGTTCGCGGTGACCTTCGGCCCGAAGTCGATCGTCAGGCCGACGTGGGTGATCAGCAGCGGCCCGACCGTGATCGCGCCCTCGAATTGCAGGTCGACCATTTTGACCTTGCCCTTGGCGAGCTCGAGCTTGCCTGAGAGCGACGTCGGGACCGGGACGGCCATGCTGGCCTTGGCCTCGATCGCCCAGTTGCCGTCGCCGCTGTAGGTGATCTTGACCGGGCCGAGCGTGATGACGCCGAGCGGGATCTCGTCGACCGTGTAGCTGAACGGCGCGAGGTCGGCCGCGGTGGCGCTGGGTCCGAAGACCGCGTGGGTCGGCTGGCTGGGCGTCTTGCCCAGCAGCTCGGGCGGCGTGCCCGGGAGGATGTCGAGCGTCGAGGTGCCGTTGGCGTCGAGCTTGGGCTCGCCGCTGACCTTCAGCGGCAGGCCGCCGATGCCGGCGTTGGCGTCGACCTTGAAGCCCGCGATCGTGGCGCCCGCGAGGTCCCAGTCGATCTTGCCGTCGATGAACGCGAAGTCGGTCTGCTTGTAGGTGCCGACGACCTTGACGTTGGCGGCGCTCAGCACGGCCGAGACGGTGCCGCCCGGCGCGACCGTGTTCTTCTTGGGGATCTCGACCAGCTTGCGCTTCCAGGTCAGGACCGCCTTGGACGTCAGCTTGGTGTCGACCTCCAGGCCGTTGACCCGGAAGTGGCCGTCGGTCGTGTAGGTCTGGGTCCGGATGCCGTCCTTGTCGACGGTCGTCAGGTGGAAGCAGCCCGTGCCCGACTGCGCGGTGCCCTGGGTGACGATGACCGCCTTCTCGATCTTGACGATCGGGTTCTCGACGCAGGGGCCCTCGCCGACCTTCAGGTTGTCGGTCGTGGTGGCCGCGCCGCCCTCATCGTCGATGACGCGCGCGCCGACCAGGTGCTGCCCGGCCGTGTTGGAGGTCGTGGTGACCTTGGGCGTCGCGCCGGTCTGCGTCTCGTAGGTGCCGTTGCCGTCGAGGTCCCAGGCGTAGGCGACGACGCCGCCGTCGGAGTCGCCGGCGAGCGCGGTCAAGGTGAAGGTCTTGCCCGCCTGCGGCTCGGCCGGCGGCTCGATGATCGCGACGCCCGGGTTCTTGTTGGCGACGACCGCGAGGTTCGCGCCGGTATTGGCCTTGAGGCCCGTGTCGTCGGTGACGGTGAGCAGGACCCCGTGGTTGCCGGCGGCGTAGGTCGTGCTGACGGTCGGGCCGGTGTGGTCAGTCGTGCCGTCGCCGTCGAGGTCCCACGCGTAGGTGGCAACCGTGCCGTCGGGGTCCTTGGAGCTCGTGGCGTCGAAGGTCACCTGCTGGCCGGGGCGCAACGGACGACCCGGGCGCGTCGGCGTGTAGTCCGTGGTGAACGACGCGACCGGCGCGGAGCCGGCGGCGCCGAGGCGCGCGAAGAAGCCCGAGTTCCCGGCCTGCTCGGAGACGCGCCCGGTGACGATCGTGTGGCCGTCGGCACCGAGCGCGACGGCGTAGGCCTCGTCGTCGCCGCCATCGGACACCGCGATGTTGCGCACCGCGCCCGCGGTGAGGTCGTCGCCGTAGGTGACGATCGCAACCTGCTGGGTGGAGGCGATGCTCATGCGGCCGGCGAGCGTGAGGGCGCCGGTGGCGGGCGCGATCACGAGGTCCTCGATGTCGGTGATGTGCGACGGGCTGGGGTCCTGGGTCGTGGTCTTGACGACCGCGCCGGTCGGGCTCAGACGTGCGACGCCGACGTGGTGGGCGACGCCCTGGGCGACGACGGTCGCCGCCACCGTGGCGGTGCCGTCGGTGGCGAGGCGCAGGCGACGTCCTTCGACGTCGTAGGTCGCCGGGGCGGCGCCGTCGAGGTCGGCGGAGGTGAAGCCGGAGGGCGTGCCGCCGGTGCCGTAGCTGGTGTCCAGCGTGCCCGCGCCGGTGTAGCGCGCGACGGTCAGCTGGCCCTTGGTCCCGCCGCCGGCGGCGCGCCAGCCGGTGACGACGATGCGGTCCGAAGCGTCGATGGCGACGTCGTCGAGGCGCGTGGCGGCGCCGCCGAGCAGGACGCGCGACTGGCCGCCCGAACCGAAGCCGGCGTCGTCCTGGCCGTCCGGCGTGAGCCGCGCCAGGATGCCGGCGTCACTGCTGCCCGGGTGCGTGCCGGCGAGGACGATCTTGCCGTCGGACTGGACCGCGGCGTGACCGAGGCGGACGCCGCCGCCCGACGTGGTGACCGTCGCGATGCCGCTGGTCCCGAACGTGCCGTCGAGGGCGCCCGTGGCGCTGATGCGCGCGACGACGATCACAGGCACGGCGGCCGTCGCGGTGGCAGCGACGAGGATCCGGCCGTCGGGCAGCACGATCACGCTGCGCGCCACCACTGAGCCCTGACCGCCGCCGAAGGTGACGAGGCCGCCGGTGCCGAAGGCCGGGTCCGGCGTCCCGTCGGCACGGCGCTTGGTGAGCGCAAGCGTGTCGTTGGCCACCTCGCCGGCGGCGAGGAAGCTGCCGTCGGCGAAGCCGTGGACGGCCGACCAGCGACCGCCCTGGGCGCCGCCGGTGAAGATCACGCCACCGGCGCCGAAGCTGGGATCGAGGTCCAGCGGGCCGGCCTGGGCGCCCGGGGCGACGGCCGCGAGAGCGGCCAGAGCGGTGAGGACGAGCGCGAGGAGCGTGGACCGGGCACGGCGGGGAGCGGGCATCGCGGCCCACCTTGCCGCCTTGCGGGTCAGAAGACCGTCTCGGATGGGTCTCAACCCGGCGTTCTAGGACGGCGGCCAGGGCGACATGGGTGAGCAGCGGGTCTTCGCCGTCGTGTCGGTCAGTCGAGGCCGTACTCGCGCAGCACGGGAGCGGCATCGGCGTCGCCTGCCGCAGCCAGTAGCGCGGCCGAGGCCGCGGTCGAGGACGCCGCCAACTTCGTGCTCCAAACACTGGCTATAGAACGGCCTCGCCAAACCGGACGCGGCGGCTGGTCCGTACACCGCCGAGCTGACTGTCTAGTTGTAGGTCCCAAGCAGGCTCAGCCTGGTCGGTTTGGAATGCACCCTGCTGGATGATCTAAATCTCTTAGTACACGAGACCGGCAACTGTCTACTCACGGTATTGCTGCTCTCGCCTCGCAGGCTAAGCCGCACCCTCGGCGCCTTGCGCCACGCCCGCGCGGCGGCCGCCGCGGAGCCGGACGCGACCCCGCAGTCGCGCTGATGACGCGATGGGGGCCGTTCTAGCGCTTGCGAGAGAACACGGGCTCCCGCTCAGCATGGGCGGTCGTGCGGAGGGCGCCCGAATTCCCGGTAATCCCCAGAACCAGTCACATATCTCGGAATAAAGGCACTGGTGCCTGAAACGGAGCGGGAACTCGGGCCGGTTCAGGGCCAGCCCTGAACGACGAAACCCCCGCGGTAGCAGGGGTTCCGTGACGATGGAGCTAGGGGGACTCGAACCCCCGACCTCCTGGGTGCGATGCAAGAAGCCTGCGCCGCAGAAGTTGGCCGCGGGCAGCAGGATCGTGCCGGACCTCGGCCTGCAGGCCGGCCTCGTCGCCGCTCGCGATGGGCGTGATCACAGAACCATGGTTGTAGATATCTGATTAGTCAGATATGAAGGTCAAAAAAGAGGCGAGCGCTCATCCGTCCGTCCTTCCGGCGACACCTCTCCGGCGAGGGTCGGCTGAGTCAGATGAAGGGCTCGGGCGCCGTTGAGCGCCCGAGCCGTTAACGCTCACCTCCTCTCTGTCAGCGCCGGGTCAGCGGCGCTCGTGCACCTAGCGCTGGAACTGCGGGCCCTGCGGGGGCAGTTCGAAGTCGGACTGCGTGGTCAGCGCGTCGGCCTCGGCGGTCGACGTGTCGTCGCCCGGTTCGACGGCCTCAGGCTCCTCAGGCATGCTGTTCACCTCCTCTGATCTCGGGGTGCGCACGGACGCCCGGGGCGGGCTTCGTGCGGAAGAGCTCAATGGCTGAGCACTTCGTCGTCGCCTCCACCCCAACGGATGGTGAAGGCGTCGCCGCTGCGCTCAGAGCGACGTGCGAGATCACTTCGCCAGGGCGCCAAGCCCCAGGGGCGGGACGCCCTGGGCGGCGCGCCTTTGCGCCGTCCAGGGTGCCCGCTATCGCGGCATCAGCCGCGAACGGTCATGCCGTCGTGGCCGCCCGCCTGACGGTCCAGATCAGCGCTGCACGCGCAGCGCCGGCACTTGCGAGTGGTGCTGTGGCAGTAGCGGCAGCTGCCGTCGCTGCACCAGTTGTGACTGCCCTTCGAACATTCGCCCGATACGGCCACCGCGAAGAGACGGTTACTTTCCGCAGATGAGCGTCTCGGTGAGGCAGGCGTTCGTGTGCGTGTGGGCGGTCAGGCCGCAAGTCAGGCCGTCGAAGCACGCGTCGCTGTGGGTGTGCGCGACGGTCTGACCGCAGGTGATCGTGACGGAGTAGCACTGGTAGCTGTGTGAGTGCTGCGGCTCGGACTGAGTGGGGTCATTCTTCCTGGCCATCTGCGTGGATCCCTTCTCGAGCGGCACCGATGCGCGATGCCGCGACGGATGTGCCGGGTGCCTTGCTCTCGTGCGGCAGGCGGCCCGGGTGGAACGGGCATAGCGCCATCTAGGCCGCGTGCGGCCGCAGATAGCGTCCCTATTACTTGTTGACCGGCACGAGCCAGACGCGTCGGTTGGCGCCGAGCTGGTCGGTGTAGGCCAGAGTCCAG contains:
- a CDS encoding PKD domain-containing protein, yielding MPAPRRARSTLLALVLTALAALAAVAPGAQAGPLDLDPSFGAGGVIFTGGAQGGRWSAVHGFADGSFLAAGEVANDTLALTKRRADGTPDPAFGTGGLVTFGGGQGSVVARSVIVLPDGRILVAATATAAVPVIVVARISATGALDGTFGTSGIATVTTSGGGVRLGHAAVQSDGKIVLAGTHPGSSDAGILARLTPDGQDDAGFGSGGQSRVLLGGAATRLDDVAIDASDRIVVTGWRAAGGGTKGQLTVARYTGAGTLDTSYGTGGTPSGFTSADLDGAAPATYDVEGRRLRLATDGTATVAATVVAQGVAHHVGVARLSPTGAVVKTTTQDPSPSHITDIEDLVIAPATGALTLAGRMSIASTQQVAIVTYGDDLTAGAVRNIAVSDGGDDEAYAVALGADGHTIVTGRVSEQAGNSGFFARLGAAGSAPVASFTTDYTPTRPGRPLRPGQQVTFDATSSKDPDGTVATYAWDLDGDGTTDHTGPTVSTTYAAGNHGVLLTVTDDTGLKANTGANLAVVANKNPGVAIIEPPAEPQAGKTFTLTALAGDSDGGVVAYAWDLDGNGTYETQTGATPKVTTTSNTAGQHLVGARVIDDEGGAATTTDNLKVGEGPCVENPIVKIEKAVIVTQGTAQSGTGCFHLTTVDKDGIRTQTYTTDGHFRVNGLEVDTKLTSKAVLTWKRKLVEIPKKNTVAPGGTVSAVLSAANVKVVGTYKQTDFAFIDGKIDWDLAGATIAGFKVDANAGIGGLPLKVSGEPKLDANGTSTLDILPGTPPELLGKTPSQPTHAVFGPSATAADLAPFSYTVDEIPLGVITLGPVKITYSGDGNWAIEAKASMAVPVPTSLSGKLELAKGKVKMVDLQFEGAITVGPLLITHVGLTIDFGPKVTANENCVKHVGLEDITPYAGWDALDKLLPGYKDYVLAHDGPNQVLFHQLFMNYKTPTFALCGSIGLSVAKLVEARFGFGFARYPNPLPNVLFFHGEGTLVELIKATIDAEITTEGYVHVGAAVNGGYPNDDPWIGWSLGLDFEYFKQQFNAQAWAKISIIPLDFTAGAELLASNKGIVGCLTFDTVFGDWHPGGGAKWGHGPKLYLFGCDVDDYKVVIKNALSGDLVIGPPIHGMSAKAARTAGVETIPTSGRGNEATLVRYTGRSVAKAHAAQSAGGRGADSIDIPAGLPGTAMGFKGAGGAPHVVLHGPKGETIDTGVGNAPVQTPGVAALKNPTTGITEVVVAKPSAGRWTVEVAPDSVRLVEAIQANGTVPAKITGKVSGTGQNRTLTYNVTGLGKGQHIDFAEVGTAAGSIIGRVTADGSGTLAFHPGQGAAGTRDVQAVVTNVDGYVADRLKLGTYKAPNAPRPAAPKRLTLKRKGAFITLSWPRDARAKTTLFELKSSNGLNIARTVKRPTLRLKAPPAGAKLRITLTGTSKTGVLGKAGHFTRTLPKAKPVKKHKAGKKVVRHR
- a CDS encoding ATP-binding protein, producing the protein MGRTAELAVFEGLFVDDPPVSVVHVHGPGGIGKSALLRQVGRLGVAAGWSPWRIDGRELPPAPGALEAILVAAQAEERPVLLLDTYEQISALDGALRERLLPALPARAIVVLAGRERPAPEWFQDGWEHLTRALALAPLTVAEGLQFVAAHGIDDAATASALVQWSSGSPLALSLASAIAQREGRWPDDHLGSDPQLVDLLVSRLVLARPDSPDRHDDVTAVAAIARVTTASLLAEVLPGIPPNEAQAWLRAQSIAEPVGDGVAMHDLVRKALRAQLRAQRPERERELRRRIADHLHHHAVADDPRLVIDLAELIEDPALRWGFGADAARVLRPDELRPGELEAPPEHMLARASGEWWAATRALAAAAPEHFVVARDHHDALCGLAIAGTPAGASPALLADPYVGRWIKHAAQHVPKGNALIWRDALDLTADEQGDLASRVLAVINTGTILRSGLPNPRCFYIPISPVNTASVAFMEQAGGRRIDGLDVQVGEHVHECYVIDHGPGGVLGGLRATIYTELGLPRPDDRPNQIVSLVAPAIGEDDIRQALRDLDRPTELAASPLTVIAGRGGDAVRALLLRAMTESFGAGPDETLLREVAFAAYANRTAAHEDVAFTLHVSRATYFRRLRQATERICDYVLAAATAQSRAA